The DNA segment TTTCCGGAGATGGCGGACCGGCTACATCTGCCCGTCTGAACTATCCAGTTAGTGTGACAAAGGATCTTTCAGGAAATATATATTTTGGAGACTACGGCAACCACGTTATTCGAAGGATTAGTGTTAATGGTGTGATTTCAACCATTGCTGGAACAGGCACTCCCGGATATGCCGGTGATGGTGGACCTGCCGTAAGCGCATATCTTTTCTCACCATGTGGATTGACATTAGTGGGTGATTCGCTTCTCTATTTTACAGATCTTGCAACGAATAGAGTCAGAATGATAAACCTGAACTCTGGTATCATTAACCTCGTGGCGGGAAATGGTGTGTATGGTTACGGAGGAGACGGTGGGCCTGCCCAGTTGGCCTCACTTGCCAATCCTAACGATTTAGCGATCACATCGTCGGGAGATATTCTGGTTGCAGATGTGTGGAATAGTCGCATTCGTAAAATCGCAATTCAGGTTGGATTTCCCGAGCTCATGAATGATTTTCAGGTTGATGTTTTTCCCAATCCATGCTCTACCTTGGCCCATATTTCCTCTCCTGTTAATATTGAGTCTGTCAGACTTTTTTCAATTGTGGGACAAGAGGTGATAAGTACTGAATTAAATCAATCTTTCTTTTCCCTTGACGTGAGCGCTTTTACCTCAGGGACCTATCTTTGGGTCATTCAGACTTCATCCGGAACGTCCCGTGGTCTGTTGGTAAAAGAGTAGGGTAGTACACTTTTATCAATATTGCCTAAGAAATGGGGAAGGCTAAAAATACAGATTATCGATGAAATATTATTTCAGCTAAAGGCTTCTAAATCAAACAATTTTCGACTTCATTACGAGGGCAATACCGTAAGAAGGGCTATGAGGACGCAGAGGCCAGCCAAGACTACTCATGCCATCCATTTTCCCTTATAGTGGAAATTCCGCTCAAATAGACCCCAACATTCCGCTTTAAACTGACCCCTCATAGTTGACTGCATTTTTGAGCTGATAAATGATCTGTTTTTGTTGTTACAGCTAAGTTAGTTTTTTTCTGTTTCTA comes from the Bacteroidia bacterium genome and includes:
- a CDS encoding T9SS type A sorting domain-containing protein, with amino-acid sequence MISCLSALGQTYTIFTYAGSSSGFSGDGGPVAFAQFYNPSSVDIDRVGNVFIADAMNTRIRKVDAISGNISTICGDSTGQYFGDGGLAVNAGIGNVRGLCVDQYSNVYFCDYSYSTIRKIDASTGIITKIAGDPSSWGYNGDGGVAINALLYRPTAVFVDTSSGQLYFSDTYNHRIRVISLQTGVINTVAGNGISGFSGDGGPATSARLNYPVSVTKDLSGNIYFGDYGNHVIRRISVNGVISTIAGTGTPGYAGDGGPAVSAYLFSPCGLTLVGDSLLYFTDLATNRVRMINLNSGIINLVAGNGVYGYGGDGGPAQLASLANPNDLAITSSGDILVADVWNSRIRKIAIQVGFPELMNDFQVDVFPNPCSTLAHISSPVNIESVRLFSIVGQEVISTELNQSFFSLDVSAFTSGTYLWVIQTSSGTSRGLLVKE